In Dromiciops gliroides isolate mDroGli1 chromosome 5, mDroGli1.pri, whole genome shotgun sequence, the following are encoded in one genomic region:
- the KRT74 gene encoding keratin, type II cytoskeletal 74 — protein MSRQLGLKSGEKSDFSGYSAILPRKVGGSSSSYRAGLKGAGTSFGSRSLYSLGASRRIPLNIVGGIRTGGYGFGHGAGYGGARATGFAGSIFGNVALGTVCPSLCPPGGIHQVTINKSLLAPLNVELDPEIQKVRTQEREQIKALNNKFASFIDKVRFLEQQNQVLETKWNLLQQLDLSNCKKNLEPIFEGFIGNLRRQLDTLSGDKLRLDSELRNMRDLVEDFKKRYEIEINRRTAAENEFVLLKKDADAAYTIKVELQSKVESLDKEIKFLKCLYEAEIAQIQTHASETSVILSMNNNRDLDLDSIIDEVRSQYEEIALKSKSDAEGLYQSKIQELQLAAGRHGDDLKHTKNEISELNRLIQRLRSEIGNVKKQCSNLETAIADAEQRGDCALKDARAKLEELEGALHSGKEELARLLRDYQELMSTKLALDVEIATYRKLLEGEECRMSGENPSSVSISVISSSSGSNYGYRPSSISGGYGSGIRSSTATSARSVETKTKGEGVGDLKNSLTKTSSVSSPDKKSTR, from the exons ATGAGCCGGCAGCTGGGCCTAAAGTCTGGTGAGAAGAGTGACTTCAGTGGATACTCTGCAATTTTGCCACGAAAAGTAGGGGGCAGTTCATCTTCCTATCGGGCAGGGCTCAAAGGGGCTGGAACTAGTTTTGGCAGCCGAAGTCTCTACAGCCTAGGTGCCAGTCGTCGGATCCCTCTCAACATTGTTGGGGGCATTCGGACAGGGGGGTATGGCTTTGGCCATGGGGCTGGGTATGGAGGGGCCAGGGCTACTGGCTTTGCAGGGAGTATCTTTGGCAACGTGGCTCTGGGGACTGTGTGCCCATCGCTGTGCCCACCAGGGGGCATACACCAGGTGACCATCAACAAGAGCCTCTTGGCTCCCCTCAATGTGGAGTTGGACCCTGAAATCCAGAAAGTGAGGACCCAGGAGCGAGAGCAGATCAAGGCTCTTAACAACAAGTTTGCCTCCTTCATTGACAAG GTGAGGTTCCTAGAACAGCAGAACCAGGTGCTGGAGACCAAGTGGAACCTGCTTCAGCAGCTGGACCTGAGCAACTGCAAGAAGAACTTAGAGCCCATCTTTGAAGGCTTCATTGGCAACCTGAGGAGGCAGCTGGACACCCTGTCAGGGGACAAGCTGAGACTGGATTCAGAACTGAGGAATATGAGGGATTTGGTGGAGGACTTCAAGAAGAG GTATGAGATAGAGATTAATAGGCGCACAGCAGCTGAGAACGAGTTTGTTCTTCTCAAAAAG GATGCTGATGCTGCCTATACTATCAAGGTAGAGTTACAATCCAAGGTGGAATCCCTGGACAAAGAGATCAAGTTCTTGAAATGCTTGTACGAGGCG GAGATTGCCCAGATCCAGACCCATGCCAGTGAAACCTCTGTCATCCTGTCCATGAACAACAACCGTGACCTGGACCTTGACAGCATCATCGATGAGGTCCGCAGTCAGTATGAGGAGATCGCTCTAAAGAGCAAGTCAGATGCTGAAGGCTTGTACCAGAGCAAG ATCCAGGAGCTGCAGCTGGCTGCTGGCCGGCATGGGGATGACCTCAAACACACCAAGAATGAGATCTCGGAGCTGAACCGGCTCATCCAGAGGCTTCGCTCTGAAATCGGCAATGTGAAGAAGCAG TGCTCCAACCTGGAGACAGCTATCGCAGATGCTGAGCAGAGGGGTGATTGTGCCCTAAAAGATGCCAGGGCCAAGCTGGAAGAGCTGGAGGGTGCCCTGCACAGTGGCAAGGAGGAGCTGGCCCGCCTGCTGAGGGACTACCAGGAGCTGATGAGCACCAAACTCGCTCTGGATGTGGAGATTGCTACCTACAGGAAGCTTCTAGAGGGAGAGGAGTGCAG GATGTCTGGCGAGAATCCCTCCTCTGTGAGCATCT CTGTGATCAGTAGCAGTAGCGGAAGTAACTATGGCTACCGACCCAGTTCAATCAGTGGTGGCTACGGCAGTGGCATTAGGTCCAGCACTGCTACCAGTGCCCGAAGTGTTGAAACCAAGACCAAAGGGGAAGGAGTGGGTGACCTCAAGAACTCCCTGACCAAGACCTCCTCGGTCAGCTCCCCAGACAAGAAAAGCACCCGATAA